One genomic window of Cryomorphaceae bacterium includes the following:
- a CDS encoding transposase, translating into AFSYSHSALDNVIRYIQNQKEHHRKRTFKEEYKDFLAKYQIEHQDEYLFEWIE; encoded by the coding sequence GCATTTTCTTATTCCCACTCGGCCCTGGACAATGTGATTAGATACATTCAGAATCAAAAAGAGCATCATCGAAAAAGAACGTTCAAAGAGGAATACAAAGACTTTTTGGCCAAATACCAGATTGAACATCAGGATGAATACCTTTTCGAATGGATAGAATAA